The Desulfosporosinus acidiphilus SJ4 genome has a window encoding:
- a CDS encoding amino acid permease: protein MRKMESDKDIKGSSHQIDNKNITLGSNPKNQLDLLGLTMLGLGGAIGSGIFVASGIAINQAGPSIILAFAVGGLVSALIMFMLAEMSVYEPTCGSFSVYAGEYLGPAMGFITGWMYWIAGILTLATEMVAAALIVRYWLPSWPIWLISLIIAMVIVGISFLDIRAFARVEETLSFVKVAILLLVICSGIVMFTGIWPGLRSPGTINYLGHGGFFPHGWRGFLASLLLVLYTYAGEQVIGPATGETKDPLKTVPRAVSIITITLIVIYLGAITTLVGIVPWNQVPQNGSGFVPLAKDLGLSGISSIMNAVILSAILSAMNSNMYGVPRMLKSLAERKDAPSFLTGENRQGVPVAALLISSAILLVVVGISYLLPEKIFVYIASTAGAALILNWLIIALTYYRFRQRANLRPGKGQPTYPGFPGTTIAASLLLSLALATSAFNGSQLVGLVAGVLILMFFSGLYIIFVKKH from the coding sequence ATGAGGAAAATGGAAAGTGATAAAGATATTAAGGGATCATCTCATCAGATTGACAATAAAAACATAACCCTTGGGTCGAATCCTAAGAACCAGTTGGACTTGTTAGGATTAACCATGCTGGGATTGGGTGGGGCGATTGGTTCAGGGATTTTCGTAGCGAGTGGTATTGCGATTAATCAGGCGGGGCCGTCAATTATTCTTGCCTTTGCTGTGGGCGGCCTCGTTTCCGCCTTGATAATGTTTATGCTTGCCGAAATGAGTGTCTATGAACCGACATGCGGTTCCTTTAGCGTTTATGCGGGGGAATACCTGGGTCCTGCCATGGGATTCATTACAGGTTGGATGTATTGGATAGCGGGGATTTTGACTCTTGCCACAGAGATGGTAGCTGCAGCTTTAATCGTCCGCTATTGGCTGCCCTCCTGGCCTATCTGGCTGATCAGCTTAATTATCGCTATGGTGATTGTTGGTATCAGTTTTTTAGACATACGGGCTTTTGCTCGGGTGGAAGAAACCTTATCCTTTGTTAAAGTGGCTATCTTACTTTTAGTAATTTGTTCAGGAATAGTCATGTTTACTGGGATATGGCCGGGATTAAGATCGCCTGGAACAATAAACTACTTAGGTCATGGAGGCTTCTTTCCCCATGGATGGAGAGGATTTTTAGCTTCATTGCTTTTGGTGTTATATACTTATGCGGGAGAACAAGTCATTGGGCCGGCAACGGGAGAAACGAAGGATCCCCTGAAAACTGTACCTCGAGCAGTAAGCATTATTACAATTACTCTGATAGTGATTTATTTAGGAGCAATCACGACTCTTGTCGGAATAGTTCCCTGGAATCAAGTGCCTCAAAACGGAAGCGGTTTTGTACCATTAGCCAAAGACTTGGGACTAAGCGGAATCAGCAGTATTATGAACGCAGTCATTTTGAGTGCTATCTTATCAGCAATGAATTCAAATATGTATGGAGTACCTCGTATGCTTAAATCACTGGCCGAACGCAAAGACGCTCCATCGTTCTTAACTGGAGAAAACCGGCAAGGAGTACCAGTGGCCGCATTGTTAATATCCAGTGCAATTTTGCTGGTAGTGGTAGGCATTTCATACCTTCTGCCAGAGAAAATTTTTGTGTATATAGCCAGTACAGCCGGCGCGGCCTTAATTTTGAACTGGTTGATCATAGCCTTAACATACTATCGTTTCCGGCAAAGGGCAAACTTGCGCCCAGGTAAAGGACAACCAACCTATCCAGGTTTTCCTGGCACCACCATCGCTGCTAGCTTGTTGCTGTCCTTGGCTCTGGCAACTTCGGCTTTTAACGGGAGCCAACTCGTTGGATTGGTTGCAGGTGTACTTATCTTGATGTTTTTTTCTGGTTTGTATATCATTTTTGTTAAGAAGCATTAA
- a CDS encoding phosphatidylserine decarboxylase, with product MIKYYNRNNKSYEIEQVAGDKVLNWTYSSPIGLSLLELIIKRRIFSSLYGWYLTRRISRRKISSFVSNFNIDLSLTEKGLRDFSSFNDFFYRKLKPQARPIDKDDLSLISFGDGKLLAYETIDLEKLVQVKGFTYSLRELINNDQIAEKFTNGTCLILRLCPTDYHRFHFIDSGTCENTIKIKGAYYSVNPIALQKVKKLFCENKREWTIFHSNNFADVLYVEVGATCVGSIVQTYTPQTTVNRGDEKGYFKFGGSTVILFFESDQVSIDEDIIEQTKRGIESSVLLGERIGYKKIPLSRRG from the coding sequence TTGATTAAATATTATAATCGGAACAATAAATCTTATGAAATTGAACAGGTAGCCGGAGATAAAGTTCTGAATTGGACCTACTCCTCCCCTATAGGTTTAAGTCTGTTAGAACTTATTATTAAAAGAAGAATATTTTCCAGCTTATATGGTTGGTACTTAACCAGAAGAATCAGCAGGAGAAAAATCAGTTCTTTCGTTTCTAATTTTAACATAGATTTATCGCTAACCGAAAAAGGACTTCGTGATTTTTCGTCCTTTAATGACTTTTTTTATCGCAAATTGAAGCCTCAAGCCCGTCCAATAGATAAGGATGACCTATCGCTTATTTCTTTTGGAGATGGGAAGCTCTTAGCTTACGAAACTATAGATCTAGAGAAACTGGTTCAGGTCAAAGGTTTTACCTATAGCCTCAGAGAATTGATCAATAACGATCAAATCGCCGAGAAATTCACCAATGGTACTTGTTTGATTTTAAGACTCTGTCCCACCGATTATCACCGTTTTCACTTTATAGACAGCGGCACTTGTGAGAACACAATTAAAATAAAAGGTGCCTACTACTCTGTCAATCCGATTGCCCTCCAAAAGGTTAAAAAGCTCTTTTGTGAAAACAAAAGAGAGTGGACCATTTTCCACTCAAACAATTTTGCTGATGTATTATATGTAGAAGTTGGCGCAACCTGTGTGGGTTCAATTGTTCAAACCTACACCCCCCAAACAACGGTAAACCGCGGAGATGAAAAGGGCTATTTCAAATTTGGGGGTTCCACGGTAATCCTATTTTTCGAGTCAGATCAAGTAAGCATCGATGAGGATATCATTGAACAAACTAAGCGGGGTATCGAAAGCTCTGTCTTACTGGGAGAAAGAATCGGATATAAAAAAATCCCCCTCTCAAGGAGGGGTTAA
- a CDS encoding response regulator yields MKRLLIVDDAAFMRLSIRNMLLNYDIEIVGEATNGIMAVEMYKQLRPDVVTMDITMPEMTGIEALKEIKAFDPKALVIMVSSMGQESMVKQSILSGAKTFIVKPFTEDVLYQTLSKTLGI; encoded by the coding sequence ATGAAAAGATTGCTTATTGTGGATGATGCGGCCTTCATGCGACTTTCTATTCGAAACATGTTGCTTAACTATGATATTGAAATTGTTGGCGAAGCAACCAATGGAATTATGGCAGTTGAGATGTACAAACAATTGCGACCTGATGTTGTGACGATGGATATTACGATGCCTGAAATGACGGGGATTGAGGCTCTAAAGGAAATTAAAGCCTTTGACCCTAAAGCTTTGGTCATTATGGTTTCTTCCATGGGTCAGGAGAGTATGGTCAAACAGTCTATTCTCAGTGGTGCCAAAACATTTATAGTTAAACCATTTACAGAAGACGTTCTTTATCAGACCCTTAGCAAGACACTCGGTATTTAA
- a CDS encoding nitroreductase family protein: protein MSRKFDYEIMSEIKERWSPRAFDSKKVSRDEIMSLLEAARFAPSCFNEQPWRFIIADEEKTLQKMLSILAPTNQEWANKAPVLILIASKRTFTLNGKENYWHMFDAGTAWGYFSLEAQRRGLITHAMGGFNREKAREEFNVPDDYTIITVIALGYYGQKGDLSEDLQSREHPEDRMKISRLILEDNLNSAK from the coding sequence ATGTCAAGAAAATTTGATTATGAAATTATGTCTGAGATAAAAGAACGATGGTCGCCCAGGGCATTTGATAGTAAGAAGGTTTCCAGAGATGAGATCATGTCGCTGCTTGAGGCAGCAAGATTTGCACCTTCTTGTTTTAATGAACAGCCATGGCGATTTATTATTGCCGATGAGGAAAAAACACTGCAAAAAATGCTAAGCATTTTAGCACCGACGAATCAGGAATGGGCCAATAAAGCTCCGGTGTTAATTCTCATTGCATCGAAAAGGACTTTTACTTTAAACGGGAAAGAAAATTACTGGCATATGTTTGATGCTGGAACTGCATGGGGATATTTCTCCCTGGAAGCCCAAAGACGTGGGCTTATTACTCATGCTATGGGTGGTTTTAATCGCGAAAAGGCCCGGGAAGAATTTAATGTACCAGATGATTACACAATTATTACAGTTATAGCATTAGGATATTACGGACAAAAAGGTGACTTGAGTGAGGATTTGCAAAGTCGAGAACATCCTGAAGATAGAATGAAAATCTCCAGACTTATATTGGAAGATAATTTGAATTCTGCAAAATAG
- a CDS encoding RraA family protein — translation MVIMNQFMNIPTTSISDATSGLNNLDSTIKPLKETYKISGRAFTVKIPVGENLAVLRAIRNAGIGDILVIDAKGDTYRAIAGDFIVGMAKTLGLGGIVVDGVIRDILGIKQLDFPVFCKGTTVAASSKHDQGEINVPISCGGTTIYPGDIVVGDVDGVVVIPQNKIDEVFRKSLAKVNADQERSESILGDPDKVRRYLDNLV, via the coding sequence ATGGTTATTATGAATCAATTTATGAACATCCCAACAACTAGTATTTCTGACGCAACGAGTGGACTAAATAACTTGGATTCAACTATTAAACCGCTAAAGGAAACTTATAAAATTTCAGGGAGAGCCTTTACTGTAAAGATACCGGTAGGAGAAAACCTTGCTGTACTAAGAGCGATAAGAAACGCAGGGATTGGCGATATTTTAGTCATTGATGCGAAAGGCGATACTTATCGAGCCATAGCAGGGGATTTTATTGTTGGAATGGCAAAGACATTGGGTTTAGGCGGAATCGTGGTAGACGGGGTGATCAGAGATATTTTGGGAATTAAACAGTTAGATTTTCCGGTATTTTGTAAAGGAACCACGGTAGCTGCCAGCAGTAAACATGATCAAGGAGAAATTAACGTTCCTATCTCCTGTGGCGGAACAACAATTTATCCCGGGGATATTGTTGTAGGTGATGTTGATGGTGTTGTTGTCATTCCTCAGAACAAAATAGATGAGGTTTTTAGAAAATCCCTTGCCAAAGTTAATGCTGACCAGGAACGCTCGGAAAGCATCTTGGGAGATCCGGATAAAGTAAGGAGATACCTTGATAACTTAGTCTGA
- a CDS encoding ATP-binding protein has protein sequence MAVNGEQADLNNFEILFNTSPVIMFLLDENSLVEKMNVSAFELLITKPEIALGKRLGDGIGCQGSIETARGCGFGQKCQFCELRSAIDSAIKVGKTTTAIKFSKILTAQRKEKKYWFSASVSPVMIRGERHAAVALQNITDSRLVEDSSRKYQVLLENARDVIMIIDLEGNILEANKAAVLAYGYAKEELVNLKINHLRIDESSETIEINEMDEQGVLFETLHKRKDGSTFPVEVSAYVTWIENQRVLVNFVRDISERKRAQIQLQKNEESLRILYERYRSLIMNMPDSFAYNRVIYDEAGNPIDYEILEINGSYEKIFNVSRQEIIGRKFSDIFGDDDPESYRQDMAQYGEVAAKGTGLNLPVYYSKWSKRWFSVKLYGPEPGYFVSLLTDMTERLHAEYELNLAKENAEAANQAKSEFLANMSHEIRTPINGMIGMIDLTLLTGMSREQREYLEIAKTCADSLMKIINDILDFSKIEAGKLVIETIGFNIKELLDSIFKAHQPMALNKSLRLNYSCSSSLPQNLIGDPNRLRQIISNLLNNALKFTELGEVTLTVEELSRIDETVELAFSISDTGIGISEREQAKLFRNFSQVDGSIRRKYGGTGLGLAISKKLVQIMGGDITLESQKGAGSTFSFNLKFKLNREPDLPDHDDIVLSQANIVKPLRILIAEDDRVNLMVLTIMLKEKGHFIEAAMNGVEALESHARSQYDVIFMDIQMPVMDGIEVTKKIREREGNDRHTPIIAITAYALVGDREKFLSYGLDEYIPKPIKMDELFRVLDSVVNRSDPENKQFNAQIKISESGKIVNYNPDLSLRDDKTSIDKNYIIQEISQDIMDLNTGIALNDFSLIEQIAHKIKNASQQIDADNLKTLAFKIELAARKENIKDVIKYIQGVKREFESTCS, from the coding sequence ATGGCTGTAAATGGGGAACAAGCCGATTTAAATAATTTCGAAATACTATTTAATACCAGCCCCGTTATAATGTTTTTGCTTGATGAGAATTCATTGGTTGAAAAAATGAATGTTTCTGCCTTTGAGCTGCTCATTACTAAGCCTGAGATAGCTTTAGGTAAACGTTTGGGCGACGGGATAGGCTGCCAAGGAAGTATCGAAACTGCCCGGGGATGTGGCTTTGGGCAAAAATGTCAATTCTGCGAATTGCGGTCGGCCATAGATTCGGCGATTAAGGTGGGGAAAACTACCACCGCTATAAAGTTTAGCAAAATACTAACTGCTCAAAGGAAAGAGAAGAAGTATTGGTTTTCGGCAAGTGTTTCGCCTGTTATGATCCGAGGCGAACGTCATGCGGCCGTTGCCCTCCAAAACATTACGGACAGCAGATTAGTTGAGGATTCTTCCAGAAAGTATCAAGTTCTCTTGGAAAATGCCCGTGACGTTATCATGATTATTGACCTGGAAGGAAACATATTAGAAGCTAATAAAGCGGCTGTTCTTGCTTACGGTTACGCTAAAGAGGAATTGGTAAACTTAAAAATCAACCATCTTCGCATAGACGAATCTTCCGAAACAATAGAAATCAATGAAATGGATGAACAGGGAGTTCTCTTCGAAACACTGCATAAAAGAAAAGATGGCAGCACATTTCCTGTTGAGGTCAGTGCTTATGTGACTTGGATTGAAAATCAAAGAGTATTGGTAAATTTCGTTAGAGATATATCTGAGCGCAAGAGAGCCCAAATTCAATTGCAAAAAAATGAAGAGAGCCTACGAATTTTATACGAGCGTTATCGATCATTAATTATGAATATGCCGGACAGCTTTGCCTATAATAGAGTTATCTATGATGAAGCAGGAAATCCCATAGACTATGAAATTCTTGAAATCAATGGGTCCTATGAAAAAATCTTTAATGTTTCACGTCAAGAAATTATAGGAAGGAAATTTTCGGATATTTTTGGCGATGACGATCCGGAATCTTATAGGCAAGATATGGCTCAATACGGGGAGGTTGCGGCCAAAGGGACTGGGCTTAATCTACCGGTCTACTATTCTAAGTGGAGTAAGCGTTGGTTTTCAGTCAAACTGTATGGTCCTGAACCCGGCTATTTTGTTTCCCTACTAACAGATATGACCGAACGATTGCATGCGGAATATGAATTGAATTTGGCGAAGGAAAATGCTGAAGCCGCAAATCAGGCTAAAAGTGAATTCTTAGCGAATATGAGTCATGAAATTAGGACTCCTATCAATGGGATGATCGGGATGATCGATTTGACTCTGTTAACAGGCATGAGTCGTGAGCAGCGTGAATACTTGGAGATCGCTAAAACTTGCGCCGATTCTCTTATGAAGATCATCAATGATATCTTAGATTTTTCAAAGATAGAAGCCGGAAAATTAGTCATTGAAACTATTGGCTTTAATATTAAGGAGCTTTTAGATTCAATTTTTAAGGCGCATCAGCCTATGGCTTTAAATAAAAGTTTAAGGCTAAATTATAGCTGTTCGTCCTCACTGCCTCAGAATTTGATAGGTGATCCTAATAGGTTAAGGCAGATCATAAGCAATCTTTTAAATAATGCCTTGAAATTCACGGAACTTGGAGAAGTCACCCTTACAGTTGAAGAATTAAGCAGGATCGATGAAACTGTGGAGTTGGCGTTCTCAATTTCAGATACAGGTATAGGAATATCTGAGCGAGAACAAGCAAAGCTCTTTAGAAATTTCAGTCAAGTGGATGGCTCCATAAGGCGAAAATATGGCGGAACGGGTTTGGGGTTGGCTATTTCTAAGAAATTAGTTCAGATTATGGGTGGGGATATAACCCTAGAAAGCCAAAAAGGAGCGGGGAGCACATTTAGCTTTAATTTGAAGTTTAAATTAAACAGAGAACCAGACTTACCAGATCACGATGATATTGTCCTTAGTCAGGCTAATATAGTTAAACCGTTAAGAATTCTCATTGCAGAAGATGACCGGGTTAATTTGATGGTCTTAACTATCATGCTTAAAGAAAAAGGTCATTTTATTGAAGCGGCTATGAATGGGGTAGAAGCTCTGGAATCCCATGCAAGAAGTCAATATGATGTGATCTTTATGGATATTCAAATGCCGGTCATGGATGGCATAGAGGTTACTAAGAAGATTCGGGAAAGAGAGGGCAATGACCGCCATACCCCGATTATTGCCATAACTGCCTATGCCTTAGTGGGGGACAGAGAGAAATTCCTGTCTTATGGCTTGGATGAATATATTCCTAAACCTATTAAGATGGATGAATTATTCAGGGTTTTAGATTCGGTGGTAAACCGAAGTGATCCGGAAAATAAGCAGTTTAATGCACAGATTAAAATCAGTGAATCAGGAAAAATCGTGAATTATAATCCTGATCTATCTTTAAGAGATGACAAAACTTCCATTGACAAAAATTATATCATTCAAGAGATCTCTCAAGATATTATGGACCTTAATACTGGGATAGCCTTAAATGATTTTTCTCTCATTGAGCAAATAGCTC